The following coding sequences lie in one Oryctolagus cuniculus chromosome 7, mOryCun1.1, whole genome shotgun sequence genomic window:
- the LOC100352681 gene encoding olfactory receptor 2A7-like, with the protein MQDFPWKNHSSVSEFILLGFSRNPKINIILFNIFFFLYLSTLVGNGLIVTLIHLDFHLHTPMYFFLSVLSMLDMSYVTTTVPQMLVHLVSLKKTISYAGYVAQMCIFLVLGITEGWLFSVMAYDRYVAICHPLRYKVIMSPGLCGAMVVFCGLWGVSCSLVYTVFTMRLPYCGPNEINHFFCEVPAVLKLACADTSLNDRVDFILGFILLLVPLFFILASYVCIFSTILKIRSAQGRLKAFSTCASHIAVVTMFCGPAMFMYMNPGANASPERDKKLALFYNVISAFLNPIIYSLRNKDVKRAFLKVTGWGRALE; encoded by the coding sequence ATGCAGGACTTCCCCTGGAAAAACCACAGTTCTGTGTCTGAGTTCATCCTTCTGGGCTTCTCCAGGAATCCGAAAATCAACATAATCCTCTTCAACATCttcttcttcctctacctctctaCACTTGTAGGCAATGGGCTCATTGTCACCTTGATCCACCTGGACTTCCACCTCCATacacccatgtacttcttcctcagtGTTCTTTCCATGCTGGATATGAGCTATGTCACCACCACTGTGCCCCAGATGTTGGTGCATTTGGTCTCTCTGAAAAAAACTATCTCTTATGCTGGGTATGTTGCCCAGATGTGCATCTTTCTGGTGTTGGGCATCACTGAGGGCTGGCTTTTCTCTGTCATGGCCTATGATAGATATGTGGCTATCTGCCACCCACTAAGGTACAAGGTTATCATGAGTCCAGGGCTATGTGGGGCAATGGTAGTCTTCTGTGGACTGTGGGGTGTCAGCTGTTCCTTAGTCTACACGGTCTTCACCATGCGCCTGCCTTACTGTGGTCCCAATGAGATCAACCACTTCTTCTGTGAGGTCCCTGCTGTTCTGAAGCTGGCCTGTGCGGACACATCTCTCAATGACCGAGTAGATTTCATCCTGGGCTTCATTCTTCTGCTGGTACCTCTCTTCTTCATCCTGGCCTCATATGTCTGCATCTTTTCCACCATCTTGAAGATCCGCTCAGCCCAAGGTCGACTGAAGGCCTTCTCCACTTGCGCATCCCACATTGCTGTGGTCACCATGTTCTGTGGACCTGCCATGTTTATGTACATGAATCCTGGAGCCAATGCCTCCccagagagagacaagaaacTGGCTCTGTTTTACAAtgttatctctgcctttctcaaCCCCATAATCTACAGCCTCAGAAACAAAGATGTAAAGAGAGCTTTCCTCAAAGtaacaggctggggcagggcccttGAGTGA
- the LOC100352423 gene encoding olfactory receptor 2B6-like, giving the protein MHSQGWRNHSSVTEFILLGFSRNPRTNWILFFLFLFLYSFTVLGNGLIVTLIRVDARLHTPMYFFLSILSVLDLSYATTTVPQMLVHLVSKNKTISYVGCVVQMYIFLTLGITETWIFAAMAYDRYIAICYPLHYGVKMNQKLCVLLVVSSALCGLTCALVYTVFAMNLPYCGPNEINHFFCEIPAVLKLACADTSLNDQVDFILGFLLLLIPLSLILASYIHIFMAILRIRSTQGRIKAFSTCASHITVVTMFCIPCMIMYMRPGSEASPEDDKKLALFYNVISAFLNPIIYSLRNKDVKKAFLKLIRMSEDIQ; this is encoded by the coding sequence ATGCATAGTCAAGGCTGGAGAAATCACAGCTCTGTAACTGAGTTTATTCTACTGGGCTTCTCCAGAAATCCCAGGACCAACTGgatccttttcttcctctttctctttctatactCATTTACAGTCCTGGGCAATGGGCTCATTGTCACTCTAATAAGAGTAGACGCACGTctccacacacccatgtacttcttcctcagcATCCTTTCTGTACTGGATCTCAGCTATGCTACCACCACAGTGCCCCAGATGTTGGTTCATCTAGTAAGCAAAAATAAGACCATCTCTTATGTTGGGTGTGTGGTTCAGATGTACATTTTCCTGACCTTGGGTATCACTGAAACCTGGATTTTTGCAGCCATGGCCTATGACAGATACATTGCCATATGTTACCCACTCCACTATGGGGTCAAGATGAACCAAAAGCTGTGTGTACTCCTGGTAGTCAGCTCTGCCCTCTGTGGTCTCACCTGTGCCCTCGTCTACACAGTCTTTGCTATGAATCTGCCCTATTGTGGCCCCAATGAGATCAACCACTTCTTCTGTGAAATCCCTGCTGTCTTGAAGTTGGCCTGTGCAGACACATCCCTCAATGACCAAGTAGACTTCATCTTGGGTTTCCTCTTGCTCCTAATCCCATTATCCCTCATCCTGGCCTCATATATTCACATCTTCATGGCTATTCTGAGGATTCGCTCCACCCAAGGGCGGATCAAGGCCTTCTCTACCTGTGCCTCGCACATCACTGTGGTCACCATGTTCTGTATTCCATGCATGATCATGTATATGAGGCCTGGTTCTGAAGCATCCCCAGAGGATGACAAGAAGCTGGCCCTATTCTACAATGtcatctctgcctttctcaaCCCCATTATCTACAGCCTCCGGAACAAGGATGTGAAGAAGGCTTTCCTCAAATTAATCAGAATGAGTGAGGACATTCAATAG